A genomic segment from Vagococcus zengguangii encodes:
- the lepB gene encoding signal peptidase I, with amino-acid sequence MKKNELLSNIIWFVGMLAVLFAVRHFIVSPIQVSGDSMLPTLENKERIMQLKFGEPERFEIVTFPAPDQPGKSYIKRVIGVPGDEISFKNDQLYVNGEMVEEKYLSEVKKDYDTTNPYTSYKKPIDASTYELKTDFSLKDIEGIDTTVVPEGKVFVLGDNRPISKDSRYIGLIDIKDISGRVKFIFWPLDRFGLIEN; translated from the coding sequence ATGAAAAAGAATGAACTACTAAGCAATATTATTTGGTTTGTAGGTATGCTGGCAGTTTTATTTGCAGTACGCCACTTTATTGTGTCACCTATTCAAGTATCCGGTGATTCAATGTTACCAACTTTAGAGAATAAAGAACGCATTATGCAATTAAAATTTGGCGAACCTGAACGTTTTGAAATTGTTACATTTCCTGCGCCAGATCAACCTGGCAAGAGCTATATTAAGCGGGTTATTGGTGTACCTGGTGATGAAATCAGTTTTAAAAATGATCAATTGTATGTGAATGGTGAGATGGTGGAAGAAAAATATCTATCAGAAGTTAAAAAAGATTATGATACGACGAATCCGTATACGTCATATAAGAAACCGATTGATGCGTCGACTTATGAATTGAAAACGGACTTTTCACTAAAAGATATCGAAGGAATTGATACAACGGTGGTACCTGAAGGGAAAGTGTTTGTTTTAGGTGATAATCGTCCGATTTCAAAAGATAGCCGTTATATTGGTCTTATTGATATCAAAGATATTTCAGGTCGTGTGAAATTTATCTTTTGGCCTTTAGATCGGTTTGGATTAATAGAAAACTAA